From Xiphophorus hellerii strain 12219 chromosome 9, Xiphophorus_hellerii-4.1, whole genome shotgun sequence, a single genomic window includes:
- the LOC116725305 gene encoding kinesin-like protein KIF11 has translation MQTQQSFSQRMDGAFSSMQRSLQRYGAAHDRMLTGYAHAIDGLLVGNEATLQGALVVVETLVGRVQALVADGAARCREKVERHEALTREQREVLLQLLEEHQQEVQDVLDVQTLPGLTAIRELSDAQQVSMETQRDLADQVEAMKETGVFLRALVLDLAALRQDARTGLSALQEEQERLKEQIQQAQQRHQQGMNQTLQFLQDQMNLVTMETQQNYSKLHLASSTLWGPVEELQQNLSSRCGAVEQRSSSQAERLLSSSSSLASSLRQAAHQNRVVLEEMSNRCSDLHGAVSGLVDWDAEWTSRTREQAACRAQDQLVLMEQLAEEAQSLNQGVETRGAAEEDLRGRQEENQRVLTDLQKQMGLDRAVLERQQAELQE, from the exons ATGCAGACGCAGCAGAGCTTCTCGCAGAGGATGGACGGCGCCTTCAGCAGCATGCAGCGCAGCTTGCAGCGTTACGGCGCCGCCCACGACCGCATGCTGACCGGCTACGCCCACGCCATCG ACGGCCTGCTGGTGGGGAACGAGGCCACGCTGCAGGGCGCCCTGGTTGTTGTGGAAACGCTGGTGGGCAGAGTCCAGGCGCTGGTGGCGGACGGTGCCGCCCGCTGCCGGGAGAAGGTGGAGCGGCACGAGGCTCTGACCCGGGAGCAGAgggaggttctgctgcagctgctg gAGGAGCACCAGCAGGAGGTGCAGGATGTTCTGGACGTGCAGACGCTGCCGGGTCTGACTGCCATCAGGGAGCTCAGTGACGCCCAGCAGGTTTCCATGGAGACGCAGCGGGATCTGGCCGATCAG GTGGAGGCGATGAAGGAGACCGGAGTCTTCCTCAgggctctggttctggacctggCGGCGCTGCGTCAGGACGCTCGGACCGGACTGAGCGCGCTCCAGGAGGAGCAGGAGCGGCTGAAGGAGCAGATCCAACAGGCCCAGCAGCGCCACCAGCAG GGGATGAACCAGACCCTCCAGTTCCTGCAGGACCAGATGAACctggttaccatggaaacccaGCAGAACTACAGCAAGCTGCACTTGGCCTCCAGTACGCTGTGGGGCCCGGttgaggagctgcagcagaacctcagCAG CCGCTGCGGCGCGGTGGAGCAGCGTTCTTCGTCGCAGGCAGAGCGTCtgctctcctcttcttcctctctggcCTCTTCGCTGCGCCAGGCTGCCCATCAGAACCGGGTTGTACTGGAGGAGATGAGCAACCGCTGTTCGGACCTCCACGGCGCTGTGTCAG GCCTGGTGGACTGGGACGCGGAGTGGACCTCCAGAACCAGGGAGCAGGCGGCCTGCCGGGCCCAGGAccagctggttctgatggagcAGCTGGCAGAAGAGGCCCAGAGTCTCAATCAG GGTGTGGAGACCCGAGGGGCCGCCGAGGAGGACCTGAGAGGCCGGCAGGAGGAGAACCAGCGGGTTCTGACGGATCTCCAGAAGCAGATGGGTTTGGACCGGGCGGTTCTGGAGCGGCAGCAGGCGGAGCTGCAGGAGTAG